The DNA window GCGATGGGCGCCTGGTCGGGTCGGTGACGCTGTTCACCCGCCACCGGGGCGTGCGGGGCGGCACGGTGGGCGTGCGGCTGCTGGCCGTGCACCCCGACGCGCGCGGCACCGGCGTGGGCCGCGCCCTGATGGAGTACGCGATCGCGCATGCGCGCGAGGAGCAGCAGCAGCGGGTGGTCCTGTCGACCGCCCAGGAGATGGAGAGCGCGCGCGACCTCTACGAGAAGCTCGGGTTCCACCGCGAGCCCGACTTGGACCACGAACCCGCGCCCGGCGTCCGGCTGCAGGGCTACGCGCTGGACCTGGACTCGGCGCTCGGGTAGCGAAGCGGCAGCGCCCCCACCAGGCGCTCGAGTCGCGAAGCGGCAGCGCCCCCGCCAGCCCGGCGTCGGCCCGCTCCACCGCCAGGGCGCCGGAGTCACCCGCCCGCG is part of the Egibacteraceae bacterium genome and encodes:
- a CDS encoding GNAT family N-acetyltransferase encodes the protein MHADVTIRPARDDELDRVATLLVDAYAEYAARMSPDAWASFAQDIGNVRGRMMEAEVVVADRDGRLVGSVTLFTRHRGVRGGTVGVRLLAVHPDARGTGVGRALMEYAIAHAREEQQQRVVLSTAQEMESARDLYEKLGFHREPDLDHEPAPGVRLQGYALDLDSALG